A window of Elusimicrobiota bacterium contains these coding sequences:
- a CDS encoding serine hydrolase, whose protein sequence is PARALYDISYFPDEEFQGYALRPMPAPRPATDEAKAEQRRGLEAMVQEHVRQLHRQGRLAKDENTAWSVYDFTSGEKLVEINGDLKLQAASLIKPFIALAYMHQAKQGILAYDDAARGRLERMIQHSDNNATNWALRKLGGPAAVQSLLRRNYGSLLANVEIVEYIPRGGRTYRNRASAGDYSRFLLALWREELPGAVEIKRLMALPKRDRLRTGADLPQDTEDFSKTGSTSHLCGDMGVLLAKAPDGREYAYALIGIIEKRHAARHYFRWLHSRGDIIREMSGVFYRVIASMHGFGAGR, encoded by the coding sequence CCGGCCCGCGCCCTCTACGACATCTCCTATTTCCCGGACGAGGAGTTCCAGGGCTACGCGTTGCGCCCCATGCCGGCGCCGCGCCCCGCCACGGATGAGGCCAAAGCCGAGCAGCGCCGCGGCCTGGAGGCCATGGTGCAGGAGCACGTCCGCCAGCTGCACCGCCAGGGCCGCCTAGCCAAGGACGAGAACACGGCTTGGTCGGTCTACGATTTCACCAGCGGGGAGAAGCTGGTGGAGATCAACGGGGACCTCAAGCTGCAGGCCGCCAGCCTCATCAAGCCCTTCATCGCTTTGGCCTACATGCACCAGGCCAAGCAGGGTATCCTGGCCTACGACGACGCCGCCCGCGGCCGCTTGGAGCGCATGATCCAGCACTCGGACAACAACGCCACCAACTGGGCCCTGCGCAAGCTCGGCGGCCCGGCGGCCGTCCAGTCCCTGCTGCGCCGGAACTACGGCTCCTTGCTGGCCAACGTCGAGATCGTCGAGTACATCCCCCGGGGCGGGCGGACCTACCGAAATAGAGCCTCGGCGGGCGACTACAGCCGGTTCCTGCTCGCGCTCTGGCGCGAGGAGCTGCCCGGCGCGGTCGAAATCAAGCGCCTCATGGCCTTGCCCAAGCGCGACCGCCTGCGCACCGGGGCGGACCTGCCGCAGGACACCGAGGACTTCAGCAAGACCGGCAGCACCAGCCACCTCTGCGGCGACATGGGCGTGCTCCTGGCCAAGGCGCCGGACGGCCGCGAGTACGCCTACGCACTCATCGGCATCATCGAGAAACGCCACGCGGCCCGGCACTATTTCCGCTGGCTGCACTCCCGGGGCGACATCATCCGCGAGATGTCGGGGGTGTTCTACCGCGTCATCGCCAGCATGCACGGTTTCGGCGCGGGACGCTGA